From Apium graveolens cultivar Ventura chromosome 9, ASM990537v1, whole genome shotgun sequence, the proteins below share one genomic window:
- the LOC141683643 gene encoding flavonoid 3'-monooxygenase CYP75B137-like → MVFVSITYKLSSETHLPYPHSYSAVVNKTALCNNMFQETQTALTDAWSWCLLMIKTNDFAFTLTVTATVLLVISLVTITFTKSKKISPPLPPGPKSLPLVGNLLSLDPDLHTYFASLGKTYGPIVTLWLGHKVGIVINSPVLAREVLKDQDTTFANRDVPAAGYEATYGGKDIVWTPYGPKWRMLRRVCVNEMLSKSTLDSFYDLRRREIRQTMGYFYSRVGLPVDIGEQMFLTSMNVVTSMMWGGTVKGDDRAGLGAEFRLVVNEITQLLGTPNISDFYPGLARFDLQGVRKKMKVSAKKFDDIFEATIKQRQEMDGKEGSKDFLQFLLKLKDNQDAKMPFTITDLKAILMDMVTGGTDTTSNTVEFALAEMMNKPQIIEKVQEELEIVVGKNNVVEESHLPKLPYLYAVMKEILRLHPILPLLVPHCPSETCVVGGYTVPKGSRVFINVWSIHRDPSIWNKPLEFIPERFLDGQLDQSGNDFNFLPFGSGRRMCAGIAMAENMFLFSLASLVHSFDWKLPEGQKLDLSEKFGIVLKKTIPLVLIPTPRLTNPELYQ, encoded by the exons ATGGTGTTTGTCTCAATAACCTATAAACTTTCATCAGAAACACATCTTCCTTATCCTCATTCTTATAGTGCAGTTGTCAACAAGACCGCTCTCTGTAACAATATGTTTCAGGAAACACAAACCGCTCTGACTGATGCTTGGTCATGGTGCTTGCTTATGATCAAAACGAATGACTTTGCCTTTACGCTTACAGTCACAGCAACGGTCCTGCTTGTCATTTCATTGGTTACTATAACATTTACCAAGTCGAAAAAGATCAGCCCTCCATTGCCACCAGGCCCCAAAAGCTTGCCTTTAGTTGGAAACCTCTTGTCCCTTGACCCTGACCTTCACACATATTTTGCTAGCCTTGGTAAGACTTATGGTCCTATTGTGACGCTCTGGCTAGGCCATAAGGTTGGTATCGTGATCAACTCGCCTGTCTTAGCACGCGAAGTGCTCAAAGACCAAGACACCACCTTTGCTAATCGTGATGTTCCAGCTGCAGGTTATGAGGCCACTTATGGTGGCAAGGATATTGTGTGGACGCCATATGGGCCTAAGTGGAGAATGTTGAGGAGGGTGTGTGTGAATGAGATGCTTAGCAAGAGCACATTAGACTCCTTCTATGATCTTAGACGAAGGGAGATCAGACAGACTATGGGGTATTTCTACAGCCGGGTTGGGTTACCAGTTGATATAGGTGAACAGATGTTTTTGACTTCGATGAATGTAGTCACTAGTATGATGTGGGGTGGTACAGTCAAGGGGGATGACAGGGCTGGGCTTGGGGCAGAGTTTAGGCTAGTGGTAAATGAGATTACTCAGCTGTTGGGGACGCCTAATATATCTGATTTCTACCCAGGTCTAGCTCGGTTTGACCTACAAGGGGTCCGTAAAAAGATGAAGGTGTCGGCAAAGAAATTTGATGATATTTTTGAGGCTACGATCAAACAAAGGCAGGAAATGGATGGAAAAGAAGGTAGCAAGGATTTTCTACAGTTTTTGTTGAAGTTAAAAGATAATCAAGATGCAAAAATGCCATTTACAATAACTGACCTTAAAGCCATCCTCATG GATATGGTGACTGGCGGGACTGATACAACGTCTAACACAGTGGAGTTTGCCCTGGCTGAGATGATGAATAAACCACAAATAATCGAAAAAGTGCAAGAAGAGCTGGAAATTGTAGTGGGGAAAAATAACGTAGTAGAAGAATCTCACCTTCCCAAGCTACCTTATCTGTATGCTGTTATGAAGGAGATTCTGAGATTACATCCTATTTTACCACTCTTGGTGCCTCACTGTCCAAGTGAGACATGTGTTGTTGGTGGTTACACAGTTCCCAAAGGATCTCGTGTTTTCATCAATGTATGGTCAATACACCGTGATCCTAGCATCTGGAACAAGCCACTGGAATTTATTCCAGAGAGATTTCTGGATGGTCAACTGGATCAAAGTGGCAATGATTTTAATTTTCTCCCATTCGGGTCAGGACGAAGAATGTGTGCAGGGATTGCTATGGCTGAAAACATGTTCTTGTTTTCACTAGCATCGTTGGTGCATTCTTTTGACTGGAAGCTCCCTGAAGGACAAAAATTAGATTTGTCAGAGAAGTTTGGTATTGTGTTGAAGAAGACAATACCTCTTGTTCTTATTCCAACGCCAAGATTAACTAATCCTGAGCTCTACCAGTAA
- the LOC141686625 gene encoding flavonoid 3'-monooxygenase CYP75B137-like gives MRESNISYMYIFVNFCQPSFYYRSLGQGNQAQHFFFHFVKDTIWLHCLLNFCSSFVCILQHLQLFYLLYTLLSETHFHHSYSAVVNNKFSNKMFKDLQTTLSDTWSWLWLLTNTNDLAYALAVTASVLLVFSVLASIFSNSKKLSPPLPPGPRSLPLVGNLLSLDADLHTYFASLGKSYGPIVTLWLGHKVGIVINSPVIAREVLKDQDTSFANRDVPAAGIEATYGGKDIVWTPYGPTWRMLRRVCVSEMLSKTTLESVYDLRRNEIRQTIGYFYSRKGLPVDIGEQMFLTIMNVITNMMWGGTVEGKDRAGLGTEFRLVVNEMTMLLGTPNVSDFYPGLARFDLQGVRKKMKVLAKKFDDIFETMIKKRQDMNGQDGSKDFLQFLLKLKDNQDSKEPLSMTHLKSLLMDMVVGGTDTTSNSVEFALAEMMNKPQIIEKVQEELDSVVGKDNIVEESHLPKLPYLYLVMKEILRLHPVLPLMVPHCPSDTCVVGGYTIPKGSRVFVNVWSIHRDPSIWKNPLEFIPERFLDGEWDYSGKDFNYFPFGSGRRICAGISMAEKMFLFSLASLLHSFDWKLPEGQKLDLSEKFGIVLKKKIPLVLIPIPRLSNPELYQ, from the exons ATGAGGGAGAGTAATATATCATACATGTACATTTTTGTCAATTTTTGTCAGCCAAGTTTCTATTACAGATCTCTTGGACAAGGCAACCAAGCACAacattttttttttcattttgtaAAAGATACCATTTGGTTACATTGCCTACTAAATTTTTGTTCTTCCTTTGTCTGCATTCTACAACATCTTCAGCTTTTCTATCTTTTATATACTCTCCTATCAGAAACACATTTTCATCATTCTTATTCTGCAGTTGTCAACAACAAATTCAGTAACAAAATGTTTAAGGATTTACAAACCACTCTATCTGACACTTGGTCATGGTTGTGGCTTCTGACCAACACCAATGACTTAGCTTATGCACTTGCAGTAACTGCCTCTGTCCTGCTTGTGTTTTCAGTACTTGCTTCGATTTTTTCAAATTCGAAAAAACTTAGCCCTCCGTTGCCACCAGGTCCCAGAAGCTTACCTTTAGTAGGGAACCTCTTGTCTCTTGATGCTGACCTCCACACATATTTTGCAAGCCTTGGTAAGAGTTATGGTCCGATCGTGACACTTTGGTTAGGCCATAAGGTTGGTATCGTGATCAACTCGCCAGTGATAGCACGCGAGGTGCTTAAAGATCAAGATACCAGCTTTGCTAATCGTGATGTTCCAGCTGCAGGCATTGAGGCCACTTATGGTGGTAAGGATATAGTGTGGACTCCATACGGGCCTACATGGCGAATGTTGAGGAGAGTTTGTGTGAGTGAGATGCTCAGCAAGACTACATTAGAATCTGTTTATGATCTCAGAAGAAATGAAATTCGACAGACTATTGGGTATTTCTACAGCCGGAAGGGGTTGCCTGTTGATATAGGGGAGCAGATGTTTTTGACAATTATGAATGTGATTACTAATATGATGTGGGGTGGAACAGTCGAGGGGAAAGATAGAGCTGGGCTTGGAACAGAGTTCCGCCTAGTCGTAAATGAGATGACTATGCTGTTGGGGACGCCTAATGTATCCGATTTCTACCCAGGTCTAGCCCGATTTGACCTTCAAGGAGTACGGAAAAAGATGAAAGTGTTGGCGAAGAAATTTGATGATATCTTTGAGACTATGATCAAGAAAAGGCAGGATATGAATGGACAAGATGGTAGTAAGGATTTTCTACAGTTTTTGTTGAAGTTGAAAGATAATCAAGATTCGAAAGAGCCTCTTAGCATGACCCATCTCAAATCCTTGCTCATG GATATGGTGGTTGGTGGGACTGATACAACATCTAACTCAGTGGAGTTTGCCCTGGCTGAGATGATGAATAAACCACAAATAATCGAAAAAGTGCAAGAAGAGTTGGACAGTGTAGTGGGGAAAGATAACATCGTAGAAGAGTCTCATCTTCCCAAGCTACCTTACTTATATCTTGTCATGAAAGAGATTCTGAGATTACATCCTGTTTTACCACTCATGGTGCCTCATTGTCCAAGTGACACATGTGTTGTCGGGGGTTACACAATCCCTAAAGGATCTCGTGTTTTTGTAAATGTATGGTCGATACACCGGGATCCTAGCATTTGGAAAAATCCCTTGGAATTTATCCCTGAGAGATTTTTGGATGGTGAATGGGATTATAGTGGCAAGGATTTTAATTACTTCCCATTTGGGTCAGGACGAAGAATTTGTGCAGGGATTTCTATGGCTGAAAAGATGTTTTTGTTCTCACTGGCGTCACTACTACATTCATTCGACTGGAAACTCCCTGAAGGACAAAAATTAGATTTGTCAGAGAAGTTTGGGATTGTGTTGAAGAAGAAAATACCCCTTGTTCTTATTCCAATCCCAAGATTATCTAATCCTGAGCTCTACCAGTAA